One candidate division KSB1 bacterium genomic window, TTGAGAAGGTTTTGGCTGCAGTGCGATAATTTCTTTGGAACACAGAGAGCACTAAGAAGCACAAAGTTCACAGATATTTCATTTTAGGTTCTAAGATGTTTCTTTAAGAAATATTTTTAACTCTGTGCTCCTAGTGAAAACTCAGTGTTCTCTGTGTCCAGAATATTAAAGCGGAGGAGGAATATGGAAACGGTCGGCTGGCTGTCGATTCTACCGCCTGTTATTGCTATTATCTTAGCCATTTGGACCAAGCAAGTTTTCATATCGCTGTTTTTTGGCATCTGGTTAGGATGGACGATTCTAGCCAACGGAAATCCAATTACAGGCCTTGCTGAGGCGTTGGAGTGTTGTATTCGGGTTTTTGAGGACGGAGGCAACACCAAGGTTATCGCCTTTAGCGCGATGGTCGGTGTGCTCATTGCATATACTCAGCGGTCAGGAGGAGTCGATGGCTTCATTCAAGCCATCTCCAGCAGAGGACTCGTAAAAACACGAAAGAGCGCCGGTCTTTTAGCCTACCTGATCGGCTTTGTCATTTTTGTCGAATCCAACATTACATGCCTAATAACAGGTGCCGTCTCCCGGCCAATTTTTGACAAGCTCAAAATTTCCAGAGAAAAACTTGCCTATATTTGTGATTCCACTTCCGCACCTATCTGCATTCTTGTTCCGTTAAACGGCTGGGGGGCGTATATTATAGGCCTATTAGCAGCGCAAAACATCGACGCGCCCTTTGCGGTTTTAATCAAGTCACTGCCGTTTAATTTATATGCTATCTTTGCTCTGCTTATTCTACTTGCAGTCATTTTATCCGGAAGAGATGTTGGACCCATGCGAAAGGCCGAAAGAAGAGCGCAGGACGAGGGAAAGGTTCTACGCGATGGCGCCGAACCTGTGGT contains:
- a CDS encoding sodium:solute symporter, whose protein sequence is METVGWLSILPPVIAIILAIWTKQVFISLFFGIWLGWTILANGNPITGLAEALECCIRVFEDGGNTKVIAFSAMVGVLIAYTQRSGGVDGFIQAISSRGLVKTRKSAGLLAYLIGFVIFVESNITCLITGAVSRPIFDKLKISREKLAYICDSTSAPICILVPLNGWGAYIIGLLAAQNIDAPFAVLIKSLPFNLYAIFALLILLAVILSGRDVGPMRKAERRAQDEGKVLRDGAEPVVSTEVIAIPAKEGLQPRAMNMIIPMAVMVLMMPLGLLITGNGNIMHGSGSTSVFWSVTAAIVLSAILYKVQGILNLRELMDLFFKGIGGLMPLALLMMLAFAIGTTCKELGTGPFVANSAKSFLSPSLVPLVLFLVSGFIAFSTGTSWGTFAIMIPIGIPMIDLMGANLYVTVGAILSGGIFGDHCSPISDTTIISSMASASDHIDHVRTQLPYALIAAGGALIIYLIIGLF